In Vicia villosa cultivar HV-30 ecotype Madison, WI unplaced genomic scaffold, Vvil1.0 ctg.000077F_1_1, whole genome shotgun sequence, a single window of DNA contains:
- the LOC131623644 gene encoding GDSL esterase/lipase At3g26430-like yields the protein MTERKHVINMKHPLMSTFWIVLFYCSIISSYSVVGGSSKCDFPAIYNFGDSNSDTGGLSAAFGQPGYPYGESFFFPHPAGRYSDGRLIVDFIAEKLDLPYLNAFLDAVGSNFTHGANFATAGSTIRPQNTTLHQPGGFSPFSLNVQFYQFNDFQRRTEIFRKKGGIYKTLLPKAEDFSRALYTFDIGQNDLASGYFQNMSIDQVKAYVPDVLDQFKYVVKNIYDKGGRSFWIHNTGPVGCLPYIIELHKVKPEEYDKAGCAIPYNEVAKFFNRELKSAVVQLREELHSAAITYVDVYSVKYSLISQARKNGFKEHLRACCGHGGKYNYNNKIGCGGKAKIDGKEILIGKPCKDPSVVVNWDGVHLTQAANKWVFDKIVDGSFSDPPIPLNMACHKHL from the exons ATGACTGAACGTAAGCATGTGATAAATATGAAGCATCCTTTGATGAGTACCTTTTGGATAGTGTTATTCTATTGTTCAATTATTTCCAGTTATTCAGTAGTAGGTGGTTCAAGCAAGTGTGATTTTCCAGCAATATACAATTTCGGTGACTCCAATTCAGACACAGGAGGTCTCTCTGCTGCCTTTGGTCAACCTGGCTATCCTTATGGAGAATCCTTCTTCTTTCCTCATCCTGCTGGTCGTTACTCTGATGGCCGTCTTATTGTTGATTTCATCG CTGAAAAGCTAGACCTTCCATATTTGAATGCATTCCTTGATGCTGTTGGATCAAATTTTACCCATGGAGCAAATTTCGCAACTGCTGGATCCACCATTAGACCTCAGAATACAACCCTTCATCAACCTGGTGGTTTCAGTCCTTTCTCTTTGAATGTTCAATTCTATCAGTTCAATGATTTTCAGCGCAGGACCGAAATTTTTCGCAAAAAAG GTGGAATATACAAAACATTGTTACCAAAAGCCGAAGATTTTTCTCGCGCATTATACACATTTGATATCGGTCAAAATGATTTGGCATCGGGTTATTTCCAAAACATGTCTATAGATCAAGTTAAAGCTTATGTCCCTGATGTTTTGGATCAATTCAAGTATGTAGTAAAG aatatatatgataaaggAGGAAGATCATTTTGGATTCACAATACTGGTCCTGTTGGTTGTTTGCCATATATCATAGAACTTCACAAAGTAAAACCCGAAGAATACGACAAAGCGGGATGTGCAATACCGTATAACGAAGTGGCTAAGTTCTTCAATCGTGAATTGAAATCAGCTGTTGTTCAACTCAGAGAAGAACTTCACTCGGCTGCCATAACCTATGTTGATGTTTACTCGGTCAAGTACTCTCTCATTAGTCAAGCAAGGAAAAATG GTTTTAAGGAACATTTGAGAGCTTGTTGTGGACATGGTGGGAAGTACAACTATAATAACAAGATTGGATGTGGAGGAAAGGCTAAGATTGATGGAAAAGAGATTTTGATTGGGAAACCATGCAAAGATCCATCTGTTGTGGTTAATTGGGACGGTGTTCATTTAACTCAGGCTGCTAATAAATGGGTGTTTGATAAAATTGTTGATGGTTCTTTTTCTGATCCTCCTATTCCTTTGAACATGGCTTGTCACAAACACCTTTAA
- the LOC131623673 gene encoding probable histone H2B.3 yields MAPTKAEKKPAEKKPAAEKSPAEKKPKAEKKISKEGGSDKKKKKAKKSVETYKIYIFKVLKQVHPDIGVSSKAMGIMNSFINDIFEKLAQESSRLARYNKKPTITSREIQTAVRLVLPGELAKHAVSEGTKAVTKFTSS; encoded by the coding sequence ATGGCTCCAACAAAGGCAGAGAAGAAGCCAGCGGAGAAGAAACCCGCAGCTGAGAAATCCCCCGCTGAGAAAAAACCTAAGGCCGAGAAAAAGATCTCGAAGGAAGGAGGAAGCgacaagaaaaagaagaaggcCAAGAAGAGCGTCGAGACTTACAAGATCTACATCTTCAAGGTGTTGAAGCAGGTTCACCCTGATATCGGTGTTTCCAGCAAGGCTATGGGAATCATGAACAGTTTCATCAACGACATCTTTGAGAAACTCGCTCAAGAATCATCTCGTTTGGCTAGGTATAACAAGAAGCCAACTATTACATCTCGGGAAATCCAAACCGCTGTTAGATTGGTTCTTCCTGGTGAATTGGCCAAACACGCTGTCTCTGAGGGTACCAAGGCTGTCACCAAATTCACCAGTTCTTGA
- the LOC131623643 gene encoding F-box protein SKIP24 encodes MASLPDELWSRILEIGIGNSTLTYKDLCCISITSRLLHRLSSQHSLWNRLLSSDFPLSLSSPIPSSSSSSSKSLYKLRFERDKERKIAAHRRAVLRKESQISEHSRRLHDIQTRVSQEKIKAIQTSNELSHLRRVREASVALNVWQPVVVRGRQKQMVEQCGVPAESRIRTLEMELRLCKQQIMGLEKSHRDEKRRLDVAKKELESMKYHPLRENKPVSREENERIGKQKKLKSCNGFATSR; translated from the exons ATGGCCTCTCTCCCCGACGAACTCTGGAGCAGAATTCTCGAAATCGGTATCGGAAACAGCACTTTGACCTACAAGGACCTCTGCTGCATCTCCATCACATCCCGTCTCCTTCATCGCCTCTCCTCCCAACACTCTCTTTGGAACCGCCTTCTCTCCTCCGACTTCCCTCTCTCACTTTCTTCTCCGAttccttcttcctcttcttcttcttccaaatcCCTTTATAAACTCAG GTTTGAGAGAGACAAGGAGAGGAAAATAGCAGCTCATAGGAGGGCTGTACTGAGAAAGGAGAGCCAGATTTCCGAACATTCTAGAAGGCTCCATGATATTCAGACACGCGTGTCTCAAGAAAAAATCAAAGCTATCCAAACTTCTAATGAGCTCTCACATTTGCGTAGGGTCAG AGAAGCTTCTGTAGCTTTGAATGTATGGCAACCTGTGGTTGTCCGGGGTAGGCAAAAACAGATGGTGGAACAATGTGGTGTACCGGCTGAATCTCGGATACGTACGCTCGAGATGGAACTCAGGCTTTGTAAGCAACAGATTATGGGTTTGGAGAAGTCTCAT AGAGACGAAAAACGCAGACTTGATGTTGCGAAGAAAGAGTTGGAATCTATGAAGTATCATCCTCTTCGAGAGAATAAGCCTGTGAGTAGAGAGGAGAATGAACGTATCGGCAAGCAAAAGAAGTTGAAAAGCTGCAATGGAT TTGCAACAAGTAGATAA
- the LOC131623734 gene encoding uncharacterized protein LOC131623734: MRMTCLPLPDFVIRKLDSLCRSYIWSGKATISKKSPVAWKRVCCPVKQGGLNVINLSVWNQVALLKCLWNIGMELDNLWVKWIHTYYLKGRDFLAENQGNNCTWILKHILSSKADIGRIDNCGNSMRNQRQFSMMKIYNILIEDNVRVEWYHMMTHNFTRLRAKVILWLICQNRLFTKTKMAKMGMLQNTLCGLCKEDNEDLDHLLFKCKSTFVIWQGIFKWMDMKLESNLDMAWIKRKSKGKGWPNILLKAAATEVFYGIWMYRNSMIFGSKGSYRDTHSVIRSIIDSLVYRGWMKPKYRNHLVNILM, from the coding sequence atgcgGATGACCTGTTTGCCTTTACCTGATTTTGTTATTAGAAAGTTGGATAGCCTGTGCAGGTCTTACATTTGGTCTGGAAAAGCTACAATTTCTAAGAAAAGCCCGGTGGCTTGGAAGAGAGTTTGCTGTCCAGTCAAGCAAGGTGGGCTCAATGTGATAAATCTGAGCGTTTGGAACCAAGTGGCTTTGCTCAAATGCTTATGGAATATTGGCATGGAGTTAGACAATCTCTGGGTGAAGTGGATACACACGTACTACTTAAAAGGTAGGGATTTTCTGGCTGAGAATCAGGGTAACAACTGTACCTGGATTCTTAAACATATCCTGTCAAGTAAGGCTGACATAGGTAGAATCGATAACTGTGGGAATAGCATGAGGAACCAGAGGCAGTTTAGTATGATGAAGATCTATAATATCTTGATTGAGGATAATGTgagagttgaatggtaccatatGATGACACATAACTTTACTAGACTAAGAGCAAAGGTGATACTTTGGTTAATATGCCAGAACCGGCTGTTTACCAAAACAAAGATGGCGAAAATGGGCATGCTGCAGAATACGTTATGCGGCTTGTGTAAAGAGGACAATGAAGATCTTGACCATCTCTTGTTCAAGTGTAAGAGTACTTTCGTCATTTGGCAAGGGATTTTCAAATGGATGGATATGAAGCTAGAAAGCAACCTTGATATGGCTTGGATTAAAAGGAAATCCAAAGGTAAAGGCTGGCCTAATATACTTCTAAAAGCTGCTGCTACTGAAGTTTTCTATGGCATTTGGATGTATAGGAATTCTATGATATTTGGTAGTAAAGGGTCCTATAGGGATACTCATAGTGTTATTAGATCTATTATAGATTCTTTAGTCTATAGAGGGTGGATGAAACCCAAGTATAGAAATCATTTAGTTAATATACTCATGTAA